TCCCAGGTCTACCCAGACAGAGCCCCCAAGCCAGACTGCCCTGGGGAGCTCAGGGCCGCAGCACCAGCCAGCCCAAGGCTTGGCCAGTCCCAGTCCCAAGCAGATGAGCCCCCAAGAGTTGGGACTCCGGGGACTCCAcctccagcccctcccctgccccctcctgcagcccccctccctcccccagcacccccACTTCCCCCAGCTGCACCTCCTTTGCCCTGTGATCAGAAGGCAGCCCAGCCACCTGCTGGATTTACAAAATCCCCTAAATCCAGCTCTCCTGCTCTCAAACCCAAATCCAACCCCCCCAGCCCAGTGGACACAGCCTCTTCAGCACCTGCAGACTGGAGGGACCCCAGCCAGATGGAAAAGCTGCGGAACGAGCTGGCGGCCTATCTCTGTGGCTCCAGGAGAGAGGACCGATTCCTCAGTCACAGGCCAGGCCCAACAGTGGCTCCTCAGAGCAAGGAGGGCAAGAAGGGCCCCAGTATGCTCGAGAAGGAGACTCCCCCGAGCCCACCAGCAAAGGACACTCCCCCAGGTGTTCCTGAAAAGAGTCTTGGCGGCAGCAGCCTGACAGAGACAGAGGCTACCCCCAGCCTGACCCTGCCCCCTGTGGACTACCTTCCCCAAGActctccaactcccagtgtgCGGCAGATCCGGAATGAGCTAGAGGCCCGGCTCTCCTCATCAGCAGAGAAGGAGGCTAAGCCCAGCATAGGATCTCTGCCCCCTAAGCCTCGGCTAGAAGGGGGAAGAATTTTTGAAAATGGGGCTGATAATGACAAACTCTCCAAGCCTGTGGCCAAGAATCTGCCACCTCAATCTACCACCCTGCTGCCAACCACACCACTCCAGCCCAAGGCCATGTTGGGACCAGCCACACCACCCAAGGCCACACCTGGGCCAGCCACACCACCCAANNNNNNNNNNGCCACACCACCCAAGGCCACACCTGGGCCAGCCACACCACCCAAGGCCACATCTGGGCCAGCCACACCACCCAAGGCCACATCTGGGCCAACCACACCACTCAAGGCCACAGCTGGGCCAGCCACACCACCCAAGGCCACATCTGGCCTGGCCATACCATCTACAGCCACAACtttgcccaccaccacatcccaACTGATGGCAGAGAAAGACTCAGGCCCTGCTGGGCAGCCAGCAAAGCCAACATCTCAAGAAGTTTCCACTCCCTCCCAGCCAAGGGGAGAGGGGTCCCCCTCAGAGGCCACTAGGCTGCCCACACAGGGAGCCCACTCATCTCCAGCCCTCCCACCAAAGACATCTCCTGGTGGAGGAGAGGTGCCCTGTCTCTACAAGCCCCACTGCCACCAGAGGAGCCTCAGCCGTGAGGCTGCTGTGGTGATGCCCACCCTGGCCAGAGGAGGGCCTGCAGGGCCAGGGGAGCCCATAGAGGTGAAGGAGCCCCCAGGGCTGCCAGCCAAGCCCTCTGCCTCAGCCCAGCCCACTGATGAACTCCTCAGGCACCCGGTGACTGGGGAGGTGGTGGAGCGGGGCTCACCGATGGCCCTGCTCCTGGCGGCCAGGCAGAGGGCGCAGAAGGGGAGACCTGGAGGGGCTGCCCTGGGTCGGTCCTCTCTGCCAGGAAGTCTCCGTTACCACAGCCAGCAAGCCGAGGCCAGCTCTGACAGCATCTTCCACAGCCAAGGCAGGCCCAACTCCTTCACTGTGGTGCCCAAGTTACCCAAGGAAGCTGAGAAGGACTCCCCGCTGACGACCGAAATACCCAATAAGTGGGGGCCGCGGCCGGGAAGAGACGCAGAGGGCACAGAGCCGAGCCGCAGGCACAACTGGACAAAGCCGGAGCCCCAAGCCCCTGTGGCCTGGGAAAGAGCTGCTACCTCCAACCTCCCCCAGGGCCACCCGCTGCCCAAGTCCTTCTCCTCTCCACCGTCTCCTTCGTAcaacagggaggaggaggaggagttcaACTTCGAGGTCATCCCACCGCCGCCAGAGTTCAGCAATGACCCTGAGCCCCCGGCCCCGGCCCTCCAGTATCTGGGCCGCCGGAGCTCCCCTCCCTGGAACAACTACTCAGACTTGGGGCAGCCCCCAAACGCTGGCCCCGGGGCGCCCCCGGCTCTCGGCTTCTCGCGCTTTCCCGCCGGCGCGCGCTACGccggggctgggggcctggagcGCTTCTCAGGAGGGGGCCGCTCGCTCATAAAGAAGCGCCTGTACGTCGGGGAGCCGCACCGCGGCCCAGGGCTGTCCCGCGGTGGCACCGGCCGCAGCCTGAGCCCTCCCAATTGCTTCCGGCCGCAACCCGGAGGCCCCGAGATGCGGCGCGTGAACTCGGCGGGTCGCGCGCCCCCCGGAGGCCTGCATGCAAGGAGGCTGTCCCTGGAGGGCGCCGCCCGGGGCGCCGCGGAGGCCAAGCACAAAGCGCCTGGCAGCGCCCCAGCTGCTGGCAGGTGAGCTGCGGACCCGCCTGGTGCGGGAAGCCAGGAGGGGTGGAAAGCCAGGCGAGGGCCAAGGAGGCCCGGCCATCAGTCAAGAGAAAACATTTGGTTTTCTCCCTTCGGCCTTGCCGGGAGAACGGGGAGGGAAGCCCAATTACCGGGAGAGGGCGCTGTTGGCGCCTTCCTGACCTCCCTTGTTCTCTTTCCCCATCATCTCTCGTCTCTCTCCCACGGGCTAGATCCCAGCGGTCAGGCTAAGTGTGGGGCGGGCAGAGATCTGAGTGATCCTTCGGTGGAGGGATTTCCCAACACAGAGTTGGATCCAGACACAGGCTAGGAGTGAAAGATTTCTCAGAGAGAGGATATTAGGCATGTTCTCAGGCCAGCAGGGCCCAGACCGGAATGGGAGCCCTGTCTGTGATGGTCTGCAGTCCCTCCCTGGGGTCCATAAGCCCCGGGGGAGATGGGAGGCGTGTTGGCTAACCAGCTGCAGATATTAACCTCACATCTCTTGCTCTCCCCCAGGTCTCCCCACACCACCACCCGCTATGGAAGCCCCATCAACACGTTCACCGTGAGGCCTGGGACCCGCCATCCCATCTCCTATGCCTGCTCAGGGGCCCATCGGAAAGCCACCTCCTGAGCCAGGGGTTCTCCTAGCTCTATTCCAACAAACTGTGTCCTTAAGGATCTGGGCACTTGTTTCTTGTGGGGGGTGGGAGGTACACAGCAGCTGTTAGGCGACCTGACTCAGACACAGAGGAGTCTTTGATCCCCAAAGACCAACGATGAGCAGCAGTGGCCCAGGAAGATCAAGAGTGGGCTTCTGTTTCCCAAAGCCTGGTGTGGCTGTGGACTGTTTACACATCGGgggtgggaggggaaggaggTTAGAGAGGAGGAACCATTAAGGAACTGGGCGCTGAGTTTCTGCTCTCTGGTACTATCTGCTTTAGCAAGAgttatttaaaacagttttacaaGCACGGCCTACTGAGCAGGTTCTGAAAGCAAGGGGTGGGGCACTGACTCTGAACTGGAACCCATCGAGATAGCTGTGATTGTCTCTCATGCCTTTGCAAAGGGCTGATTCCCAGCTCTATCCTGGTGGGTGTGCAGGGCACCGAAGGGAGAGCTTTAGCCTCCATCACCTGCCATCCCAAGCAAGAGTGGACACCTGGGGTTCCTAGGTGCATTGAGGTGGGACCAGGAATGTGTATGTATAACACATGGAGAAGGACCACGTGTGTGGTGGGGAGAGAAGCTCCCACATGTGGAATGGAAGCCCTTTGCATTGGCcaagggcagaggtgggagatTGATGGTTCATTTCTCCTTGGCCCTGGCCCTTAGCTATAGGGAAGCCTAGAGAGAGGATGCTTGGCAAGTTTAGGATGGGAAGCAGGGTTAAGCCTGGCTGTGCTATTCAGACCTGTGCAGCCCTGATTTTGGGGATTGGGCCCAAGGAGCTGTGAGTCTTTGGCTTGACACTAGGGGCTTTACATGGCCAGGTCTCATACGGGATTTGGAGAGGGCATTTTTCCTAACACTGATACTACAAGTCACCAACACTATTGATGTCTTAAGATGCTAGAAAGCCTTGGAGAGTGGAGGCAGCAGAGATGGGAATGGAGGTCTGAAGAAGCTTGCTGCT
Above is a genomic segment from Piliocolobus tephrosceles isolate RC106 chromosome 5, ASM277652v3, whole genome shotgun sequence containing:
- the C5H6orf132 gene encoding uncharacterized protein C6orf132 homolog; this encodes MKKNQTVQGTFSKLFGKKHTTSPSTSLYATNPPWIFTQEAPEEGTRGFDGIYYGDNRFNTVSESGTATLKARPRVRPLLTFLPLNSQENHGLAVPTPSVPEDFADKEVTGTSSLVNGNLRLYSSVGDLRPGQYGQDLLIPPPPPGPAPGPPQDISQPPGELPLPSPPSTAPPPPPLLLEPPPPPSMAPPPPPVLEALSPPHTLSSPSTPTPPDFIPPAPPLAFLAPPPPPVPAPAPPAPASPHTMGTRLFPPGGVTKWKSDVALNGRQAEATRASPPRSLAEPKGSALGPNPEPHLTFPRSFKVPPPTPVRTSSIPVQEAQEAPRKEEGATNKAPSRLPLPPSFHIRPASQVYPDRAPKPDCPGELRAAAPASPRLGQSQSQADEPPRVGTPGTPPPAPPLPPPAAPLPPPAPPLPPAAPPLPCDQKAAQPPAGFTKSPKSSSPALKPKSNPPSPVDTASSAPADWRDPSQMEKLRNELAAYLCGSRREDRFLSHRPGPTVAPQSKEGKKGPSMLEKETPPSPPAKDTPPGVPEKSLGGSSLTETEATPSLTLPPVDYLPQDSPTPSVRQIRNELEARLSSSAEKEAKPSIGSLPPKPRLEGGRIFENGADNDKLSKPVAKNLPPQSTTLLPTTPLQPKAMLGPATPPKATPGPATPPXXXXATPPKATPGPATPPKATSGPATPPKATSGPTTPLKATAGPATPPKATSGLAIPSTATTLPTTTSQLMAEKDSGPAGQPAKPTSQEVSTPSQPRGEGSPSEATRLPTQGAHSSPALPPKTSPGGGEVPCLYKPHCHQRSLSREAAVVMPTLARGGPAGPGEPIEVKEPPGLPAKPSASAQPTDELLRHPVTGEVVERGSPMALLLAARQRAQKGRPGGAALGRSSLPGSLRYHSQQAEASSDSIFHSQGRPNSFTVVPKLPKEAEKDSPLTTEIPNKWGPRPGRDAEGTEPSRRHNWTKPEPQAPVAWERAATSNLPQGHPLPKSFSSPPSPSYNREEEEEFNFEVIPPPPEFSNDPEPPAPALQYLGRRSSPPWNNYSDLGQPPNAGPGAPPALGFSRFPAGARYAGAGGLERFSGGGRSLIKKRLYVGEPHRGPGLSRGGTGRSLSPPNCFRPQPGGPEMRRVNSAGRAPPGGLHARRLSLEGAARGAAEAKHKAPGSAPAAGRSPHTTTRYGSPINTFTVRPGTRHPISYACSGAHRKATS